AATTATAGAGTAAACAGCTTCATCAAGAAGTTCTTCAATCTCTATATCTGTAATCTGTTCACAATCTATGTCAAGATACCCGTTTCTTATTCCAAATCTTTTAAGGAGATCGTAGCAGAAAGAGTGGATTGTGCTTATGTGGGCAGAAGGAAGGTATAAAAGAGCTTTTTCAAAATTCTGTTTTCCCTTGTTTATCTCTTCATATATTCTGTTTTTAACACGGTCTTTTAGCTCTTTGGCTGCTGCTTCTGTAAAGGTGATAAGAACTATCTCATCTACCGAAATGCCTTTCTCAAGATATGTGATAAATTTTTCAACTATAAGTTTTGTTTTTCCTGTGCCGGCGTTTGCTTCTACGATAGCATCTTTGTTGAAGTTGAGAACAGCTATCTTATCTTCTGATAGTTTTTTCATCTTCCACCCGGTAAAATAGATGATTTTCAAAAACTGTTTTTATCTTTTTAAGTTTACCTGTATCTTTTACAGGAAAGGCTTTAAACGGTTTTTTAAGCAGCAGTTCTGCCTGATAACTTAACCTTCTATCCCAGATTATATCATCAGTTTTTTTACACATTTTACAAACAGTTCCCCCTTTCTCTAAAGAGAAAGCGACAATTTTGGAAGAACCGCAGGAAACGCACTGTTTTAAAACAGGAAAAATTCCTTCAAAGTATGAGAATTTTACAAGAAACATTGTAGCAGCAAGAAGATATTTTTCATCTATACTGAAATAAAATTTTGTTAGCTGGTAGATTTTTTTGTTTGGAGCAAGCACCGCTTTGTCAAGATAAGTAGATAATAGAGAAAGGTATTTAAATTTACTAAAATTTTCTGGAAAGTGGTGTTTTATAAGTTTTATATTTTCTGCTTCTGCTTTCTCTTCAAAAATCTTTAGTTTGAAGATAGATATGGAAAAAGGTTCAGCGGCAAGAGGAAACTCTTTTAAAGACGGCTTATAAAGAATGTTGATTTTCCCAAGTTTTAAAGTGAAAACTGTTAAATGAGAAAGCTTTTCTGACAAAATCTTTCTTTTTAGAACAATTCCTTCAGTTTCCATAGTCGGAATTATAATTTATAAACATGTGAAGGCAAGTGAAGTTATGAAAATCTTCTTACAACGTTTTCTATCTCCCTTATAGATACAGGTTTTGAAAAGTAATATCCCTGCCCTTCCTTTACCTTAAAACTTTTAAGGAGTTCTACAACTCTATCGTTTTCTATATACTCTGCTATTATATCTATATTAAAAACTTCGGTCATAAAAGAGATAAGGGAAACTACTTTTTTTAGGTTTTCATCATTTTCTATATTTTTTATTAAGGAACCGTCTATTTTTATTCCTGCAAGCATACCTCTTTTCACAAGTTCAGCTACAAGACGGAATGAAGAGTAGCCACTTCCAAAATCGTCTATATAAATAAGAAAGTCAAGGTCTCTACTTGCTATTTCAAGGATTTTAAAGTTGTCAAAAAGGACCTGCTCAGTTATTTCAACATTTACTTTTATGCCAGCATTTTGAAGAAACTGAACGGTTTTTGAGAAAGCATCTCTGTAAAGTGCTGAACCGAGAGATCTGTGGGAAATGTTTATGTTTATCGGGCACTTTAACTGAGCAAGTATTTCTCTGTATGTTAGAAGCTTTTGAAGCACTTTTAAATCGCACTCTATACTTAAATTGTTTTCATAAAGTTCGTCTATAAAGTAACCGGCTGATATTACTTTATCATCCTGTATTACTCTCATAAGCACTTCAAAATGGTTTATCTTTCCAGTTCTAAGGTCAACTATCGGCTGGAAATAAACATCTATTTTATCTTCTCTCAGACTTTCCAGAATAAGTTTCAGCTTTTTTCGCTTTTCCTGTATGAATTTCTCAAGTTCAGCAATGGTTTCAAGACTTGCTTTCTTCTCATTTACAAGAGACAGTTTTGATTTTGTTAGTAACATGGAGGAGATAAGGTCAGAAGTTGTGCTGAATTCTTCCTTTTTTAGCTGAAGTGTTACAAGGATTGTTGTTAAAAGTATATTTTCATCGGCAGCTTCAATCTCAAAATCTGAAAGCATGGACATAATTTTTTCTTCAATCTCTATAATTTCTCCGATTGAGAAGCCATTTTTGAAAAGAATAACAAGAGAACCGTTTGTAACAGATAAACATTCACTACCATGGGTTAAATTCATGTTTACAAGCAATTCTTTCACTTTAGCTTCAAGTTTTCCAAACATTACAATTGCTGTTTCAATCCCGTAAATTTTTACAAGCTCATCGTAGTTTCCTATGGATATTAAGGTTAAAAATGTTTTTTCATTATTTTCCACTTCTTTTATAAGAGCGTCAGAAAATCTTTTGATATCTTCAACTTTTTGTTTTCCGAACTCTTTGACTATTTCTGTAACGTCTGTGAATATAAAAACTACTCCTTCTCTTTCCTTAAAGCATTCTATTAAATAATCTTTCTCATTTATGGTTTTTAAGATGGTGCACGAATACCTGTTTTCAGGTTGAAGGATTGTTAAAGGACAGTTAATGGAATCATCTTCACACTCAAGTTTTCCAAATATTATCTGACTGCAGGTTCCATTTGATGGATTTTCAGTATTGAAAATTTCTCTGAAAGCTTCATTTGAATAGATGATTTCTCTATCTGGTTTTACTACAAGGACAGGTTTTTTTAGTTTTTCCCAGACCTTTAATTTTTCTTCTGTCATCCTATTCTCCATAGGTTTTTCCTAATTTTGAATTATAATATTTTTTGATGATGATTATCAATCTTGGGAACTATCTAAAATGAACTCAGGAGAAGGAATGTTTACTATTCATGGCTGGTCTTTTGATAAAAGTGTATGGAGAAATACAGAGTTTGAGAAATTTCACCATTTTGAACTTCCAGGTCACGGGGAATCTCCGTTTAAAGAGACCGATTTAGAGAAACTTGCTTTTGAAATGGGTGAAGTGGTTTCCGGTGGGACTGTTGTAGGATGGTCTATTGGTGCAACGGTAGCTTTGCTTTTAGCGTTCTATTTTCCTGCAAAGATTGAGAGACTTGTCCTTTTTTCTCCTACTCCATCTTTTTGTAAGGTTTCTCAAAATCCAATTGTTTGTAAAAATTTTTTAAGAAAACTGAGAAGGGATTATGAGAGAACTGTTAAGTGGTTTAGAAAGGAGTGCAGGTTTGATGGAGATGTTCCACTTCCTGAGAAAGAAAAAGCTATAACACTCCTTGAAAGTTTCATGAAACTTGATATTTCTGATATTCTTCCTAAGATAAACGTTCCCGTTTCAATTTATGTTGGTCAGAAGGATAAAATTACAACTTTACAGGGAGCGTTCCAGGTGTTTAGGTATCTTCCAAAAGCCACTTTGAAGGTTTATCCTGGAAAAGAGCATTATATTTTTGGTGGTATTTAAGTGTGGGCTTTAGAAGATTTTTCGGTTGAAAAGCAACTTTAATAGGAGATTTTACATACAAACTCAACATCTTTTTGGAAAGGATTGATTCATGAAAAAAGTAGCGTTTTACACACTTGGTTGTAAGATGAATTTTCATGAGACCGCCTATATGCAGGAACAGTTTAAAAATAAAGGCTATCAGATAGTTCCTTTTGATGAGGTGGCAGATATTTACATCATAAATACCTGTACGGTAACTTCAACAGCAGATGCAAAATCAAGGAAGGCTGTAAGAAAAGCAAAGAGAAAAAATCCTGAAGGAGTTGTGGTTGTTACGGGATGCTACAGTGAAGTTTATCCTGAAGAGGTAGAGAAAGTTAAAGAAGCTGACATAATTACCGGAAATGTTGAAAAGTTTAGAATGGTTGAAATTGTGGAGAATTTTAGAAAGCAAAAGTTGGTTTGCGGTGTATGGAATGAGGTAAAATTTTTCCCGCTTGTTAATCTTGATTACGGCAGAAAGAGCAGAGCTTTTGTTAAAATTCAGCAGGGGTGTGAATCTTTCTGTTCCTACTGCATCATACCTAAAGCAAGAGGAAAGTATCTCAGCGAACGTCCGGAAAAAGT
This portion of the Desulfurobacterium atlanticum genome encodes:
- the recO gene encoding DNA repair protein RecO; the protein is METEGIVLKRKILSEKLSHLTVFTLKLGKINILYKPSLKEFPLAAEPFSISIFKLKIFEEKAEAENIKLIKHHFPENFSKFKYLSLLSTYLDKAVLAPNKKIYQLTKFYFSIDEKYLLAATMFLVKFSYFEGIFPVLKQCVSCGSSKIVAFSLEKGGTVCKMCKKTDDIIWDRRLSYQAELLLKKPFKAFPVKDTGKLKKIKTVFENHLFYRVEDEKTIRR
- a CDS encoding EAL domain-containing protein — protein: MTEEKLKVWEKLKKPVLVVKPDREIIYSNEAFREIFNTENPSNGTCSQIIFGKLECEDDSINCPLTILQPENRYSCTILKTINEKDYLIECFKEREGVVFIFTDVTEIVKEFGKQKVEDIKRFSDALIKEVENNEKTFLTLISIGNYDELVKIYGIETAIVMFGKLEAKVKELLVNMNLTHGSECLSVTNGSLVILFKNGFSIGEIIEIEEKIMSMLSDFEIEAADENILLTTILVTLQLKKEEFSTTSDLISSMLLTKSKLSLVNEKKASLETIAELEKFIQEKRKKLKLILESLREDKIDVYFQPIVDLRTGKINHFEVLMRVIQDDKVISAGYFIDELYENNLSIECDLKVLQKLLTYREILAQLKCPININISHRSLGSALYRDAFSKTVQFLQNAGIKVNVEITEQVLFDNFKILEIASRDLDFLIYIDDFGSGYSSFRLVAELVKRGMLAGIKIDGSLIKNIENDENLKKVVSLISFMTEVFNIDIIAEYIENDRVVELLKSFKVKEGQGYYFSKPVSIREIENVVRRFS
- a CDS encoding alpha/beta fold hydrolase, coding for MFTIHGWSFDKSVWRNTEFEKFHHFELPGHGESPFKETDLEKLAFEMGEVVSGGTVVGWSIGATVALLLAFYFPAKIERLVLFSPTPSFCKVSQNPIVCKNFLRKLRRDYERTVKWFRKECRFDGDVPLPEKEKAITLLESFMKLDISDILPKINVPVSIYVGQKDKITTLQGAFQVFRYLPKATLKVYPGKEHYIFGGI